A region from the Pelobates fuscus isolate aPelFus1 chromosome 3, aPelFus1.pri, whole genome shotgun sequence genome encodes:
- the LOC134601950 gene encoding zona pellucida sperm-binding protein 3-like, translating to MEDAMVVSVQRDLYGNGRLVKASDLSLGPRQCMPSSQSTATTVIFKQGLQDCGNTLQMTSGYLIYSTYLTYSPTPSRNSPIIRSNSAVIPIQCYYVRHGNVSSNAIKPTWIPFASTISAEERLSFSLKLMNDDWSALRTSTVFTLGDIFHIEASVDTTNHVPMKIFVDSCVATLSPDATSSPHYEIIAQNGCLLDGKQEDSSSAFRSPRPTPDRLQFTVDAFRFVGSDNSMIYITCNLRAVAENQVPDPMNKACSFSKSNNLWTALAGTSNICGCCDSGNCATGQSRGLYSRYPGQRGFKREAASGILEQENGSATLGPLLVVAADQGQNLDVADGEQALDMADMEQALPVTQASGPIELWMFVVIVSLSIFLTVPGVLFGVSVIKKRYSSQRG from the exons ATGGAGGATGCAATGGTGGTATCTGTACAGAGGGATCTCTATGGAAATGGGCGACTGGTGAAAGCCTCAGATCTGAGTCTGGGTCCCAGGCAGTGTATGCCAAGCTCCCAGAGTACAGCAACTACAGTGATCTTCAAGCAAGGGCTGCAGGACTGTGGAAACACCTTACAG ATGACCTCAGGCTATCTTATCTACAGCACATACCTGACCTACAGCCCGACTCCTTCTCGGAACAGCCCCATCATCCGATCCAACTCTGCTGTGATTCCTATCCAGTGCTACTATGTCAG ACATGGCAATGTGAGCAGCAATGCCATTAAACCAACATGGATTCCCTTTGCTTCCACCATATCTGCAGAAGAGCGTCTCTCCTTCTCGTTGAAGCTAATGAATG ATGACTGGAGTGCCCTACGGACCTCTACAGTGTTCACTTTAGGTGACATCTTCCACATAGAGGCTTCTGTTGACACTACAAATCATGTGCCTATGAAGATCTTCGTTGACAGCTGTGTGGCGACATTATCCCCTGATGCCACCTCCAGCCCTCATTATGAGATCATTGCTCAGAATGG GTGTTTGTTGGATGGCAAACAGGAGGATTCATCCTCTGCCTTTAGGTCCCCAAGGCCCACACCAGACCGACTCCAGTTCACAGTTGATGCCTTCAGATTTGTTGGATCTGATAACTCTATG ATCTACATCACCTGTAACCTGAGAGCTGTTGCAGAAAACCAGGTACCTGACCCCATGAACAAGGCATGTTCCTTCAGCAAATCCAACAATCT CTGGACAGCTCTTGCAGGCACCAGTAACATCTGCGGTTGTTGTGACTCTGGAAACTGTGCCACTGGTCAGAGCAGAGGACTTTATTCACGGTATCCTGGTCAGAGGGGATTTAAGAGAGAAGCTGCATCTG GCATTCTGGAGCAAGAAAATGGATCAGCCACACTTGGACCCTTGTTGGTGGTTGCAGCAGATCAGGGTCAGAATCTTGATGTGGCAGATGGTGAGCAGGCTCTtgacatggcagatatggaacaGGCTCTTCCAGTAACTCAGGCATCTGGACCGATAGAGCTGTGGATGTTCGTGGTCATTGTCTCTCTGAGTATATTTCTCACTGTTCCTGGTGTACTTTTTGGTGTGTCTGTTATTAAAAAGAGATATTCATCCCAAAGAGGTTAa
- the LOC134601951 gene encoding olfactory receptor 5J3-like, with protein MDLIPEGNKNGGSIWQLDSSAHCKQRSQRLTLASVIASQGQNRTRITEFLLLAFGKRQYFNALLFVLFLVFYLISLLGNILVISLVVMNQSLHCPMYFFLSQMSVSEILFTSSIVPNMLHLVLAGGGNVSVSRCIIQFCLLGVPTIAQCFILAVMSFDRYVAICNPFHYTQIMTFNLQVRASIGCWMLGFLLSLIIYFFLHELEFCDSNIIDHYYCDIAPVLKLSCSDTRPVELLTSLLSAPLVLSPLLFIIVTYTSILLTILKIPTISGRQKAFSTCSSHLSIVCMYYGTLATIYIFKPKDSSLDVNKTLSLLYTLVTPLLNPIVYSLRNQDIRKAAEKSIQVRRKQINI; from the coding sequence GCATCACAGGGGCAAAACCGAACACGAATCACTGAATTCCTGCTGCTGGCATTTGGTAAACGTCAATACTTCAATGCGCTCCTTTTTGTTCTGTTTCTGGTATTCTACCTCATATCCTTACTGGGAAATATTTTGGTTATTTCTTTGGTTGTGATGAATCAAAGTCTCCATTGTCCCATGTACTTTTTTCTCAGCCAGATGTCCGTGTCGGAAATTCTATTCACCAGCAGTATTGTGCCAAACATGCTGCATCTCGTTCTGGCTGGAGGAGGCAATGTGTCAGTCTCTAGATGCATTATCCAGTTTTGTCTTTTGGGTGTGCCAACTATTGCCCAATGCTTTATCCTAGCTGTGATGTCCTTTGATCGATATGTCGCCATTTGTAATCctttccactacacacaaatcaTGACCTTCAATCTACAGGTTCGTGCTTCCATTGGTTGTTGGATGTTGGGATTTTTATTGAGTcttattatctatttttttctccATGAGTTAGAATTCTGTGATTCCAACATCATTGACCATTACTATTGTGATATTGCTCCAGTGTTAAAACTTTCCTGTTCAGATACCAGGCCCGTGGAGCTATTGACATCCTTGCTTTCTGCTCCTCTTGTTCTTTCTCCATTACTCTTTATCATTGTAACGTACACTTCCATTCTTCTCACCATCCTGAAGATCCCAACCATCAGCGGGAGACAGAAAGCGTTCTCCACCTGCAGTTCCCACCTgagcattgtgtgtatgtattacggCACGCTAGcaacaatttatatatttaaacccAAAGACAGCTCATTGGATGTAAATAAGACTCTGTCTTTGTTATATACATTGGTAACTCCATTGCTAAATCCTATTGTCTATAGCCTGAGAAATCAAGATATCAGAAAAGCTGCTGAGAAATCCATCCAAGTCAGGAGGAAACAGATAAACATTTAA